The DNA region CGAGCTCGTCGAGAAGCGTGGGCCGCAGGTCGCTGACGATCGCACGGATCTGGTCCAAGGTCTTCTCAGCCACGCTCCGTATGTACGCGATCTGCCGGGTCGTCTCCGCGGGCGCCTCGGCGAGGAACGGTTCGGTGCCATCCAGCGACATGATGAAGGCGGACAGCATCTGTCCGATCTCCTCGTGGAGCGCCCGGCAGATCCACCGGCGTTCGTCCTCCTGCGTGGTGAACACCCGCGCCAGCAGCGTCCCGCGCACGGTGTTGAGCAACGTCAGTTCGCGAACCCGTTGATTGGCGCGCAACACGATCCCGGTCCCAAAGAGCAGCGTGAACACGCCCGACGCCAGCGCTCCCGGCAGCGGGGCCACCGGCCGCAAGAGCGGGTAATCCAACGCATGCAGACCGGTGAAGACGAGCCCCCAGAAGAGAAGGACCGTTCCCCACTGCCGCACGCCGCGCTCGGCCTGCCGGAGGAAGTACGCCGAGGCGAGGAACGCGGCCGCCGCGAAGACCGACGGGGGCCACACCGTGATCCACCAGGTCCCGGCACCCGCGCCGAGTGCCGACGCCGCAAGCACGAACACGGCGGCTCCGCCCGCACCGGCCAGCAGTTGGCGCCGTGTCAGCCCCCGCCACGCCGCGGCCACGCTCGAGAGCATCACCAGCGAGGCCGCGACGAATGCCGTGTTCCGGGCGAAGAAGAGCCAGGGCTGCGCCGTGCGCATCGCCGCCGCTTCGGCCACGACGTGCAGCGTGAACAGGACATAGGCGCCCGTCCACCACAGCACAATCCGCTCGCGGCTCTCGAGGTAACGCAGGAACAACAACAGCGTCACCGCGGCGTGGGCGCCGATCCCCAGGGCCAGCCAGTCGAGCGTCTCGATCGATACCGTCGGCATCGTCAGGCCCTCAACGCGATGCGAAACGCAGGAGGGGCAGGCGCGCGACCGGCCGGGACCTCTCGTTCCGCCGGCCGATCAGCGGCATGCCCCGTCAACCCCTGAGCCATCGCCCTGTGTGCTGCATTACATTACGTCTGGCTTGTCGCGTACCGGGCCCCCTGCGTTACGGCGGTCGGGCCCGTCGTGGACAGTACCGCAGCCGGTTGCGCGGCGAGGTCGGCCGCCATGCGCATCAGGCAGCAGTAGCGCGGCCGCTGATCGTCCCACAGTTGGTTGACGGCCATGCCGGCGACGCCGCCCGATAGTCCGGGGAACCGCCGCACCAGCTCGGCTTGGTACTCCGCCCGCGCATGCAGCGGCGACCCGCCGAGTTGCGCCGTGCGGCCATCGACGGAGCACGCCCAGAGGAGTTTGAACCGCCGTCGCAGCGTGGGCGTCATGATCAGGTCTTCCGGGACGTGACCGTACGCGAACTCGTCGTCGAGGATATCGGCGACGTGTCCCAGCTCGTGACGGAGGAACCGCGTCAACCCGAGCGGATCGGCAAAGCGCGCCGGAAGAACGGTCAAACTAAGCGTGACGCCATCTGCGCCCACCTCCGCGCCCTCTTCGGCCGCGGCCCAGGCCGGGCTCAGGCGCACCTCGGTGAACCGGTCGGTGAGCACCGAGATGGCCTCCCGTACCGTCGCGTCAAATCTACCGACTCCCTCGCGCCGTGCGAGCGCGCCCTCCAGCTCCGGACTGTAGCTGATCCGCGTTGCAGCCATGACCGCGCCTCCCAACGTTCGCGCAACGAGCGCCTCAGTCTCTACGATAGAGTCGGCGCGGGCGCGGCGGTAGAGCCGTTGGCCCCAAGACTGAGGGCCAAAGGTCCCGGGACCTTTGGCCCTTCGGTAGAGCCGCCGCGCGCGGAGGCTAGGACAGTTTCTGCTTGGCGGCCAGCGCCGCGGCCGCCGCGCGCCGCTGCACGTGCAGCTTGCCGAGCAGGGTGCTGACATAGTTCTTGACCGTCTTCTCGCTCAGGTGCAGCGCGGCGGCGATCTCTCGATTGGTCTTCCCGTCCCCGACCAGCGCCAGCACGCGGCGCTCCTGTTCCGTCAGCGCCGCGACGGGATCGCCGCCGGTCCCGGCCAGGCGCCTGAAGCGCGCGAGGAGTTGATGGGTGACCGTGGGATCGAGCAGCGATTCCCCGGCGGCCACGACCTCAATCGCATGGATCAGCTCCGCGCTGCGGGTCTGCTTCAGCAGGTAGCCCGACGCTCCGGCCATCACGGAGGCATCGACGGCTTCCTCATCCGCAAACGACGTGAGCATCAGCACGCGGGTGTCGGGTCGCGCCGACCGGATCTCCCTGCAGGCTTCGACGCCGCTTCCATCCGGGAGGCGCACGTCCATGATCACCACGTCGGGCGCCGCCCGCGCCGCCTCCTCCACCGCGGCCGCCGCGGTCGAGGCTTCGCCGACGATCGTCATATTGGACCGGTGCCCCAGCAGCATCCGGAGCCCGGCCCGCACCACTTCGTGGTCATCCACCAGCAGGATGCGCAGCGGCTTCTCCATGGTGCACCTCCACCTGCGCGCGGGTCGGCCGTGGGACAGAGACTTCGACCGTTGTCCCCGCGTCCGGGGCGGCCGTAACCCGAAGCCGCCCCCCGATCGCGCGGGCCCGTTCGGCCATACTGCCGAGGCCGAGGCCGTAGCGCGACGACAGCCCGGCAGGATCGAATCCACAACCGTCGTCCCGCACCCGGAGCGTGAGCGTGTCGTCTGCCGCGGACGCGTGGACGGTCACGCGTGCGGCCTGCGCGTGGCGGGCGGCGTTCGCGAGCGCTTCGCGAACGATGAGGATCAGTTGATTCCGCATCTCGTTGGGCAGCGCCGGCACTGCGTCGGCGCCTTCGAGGTCCAGGGTGACGGGGAGCCGGGAGTGCTCCTGGAACTCTCCGGCAACGGCCTCCAGAGCCGTCCGGAAGGTCCGCTCGGCCGTCTCGGGTGGACGAAGGTTGTGAACGTAGCCGCGAATCTCCTGAATGATGCGGGTGTGGATATCCAGCGTCTCGGCCAGCCGCCGCTTGGCGTCACCCGGGTCTTCGTCGATCAGTCCGGCGGCGTATTCCAGCGCAAGGTCGACGCCGTACAGGGCCTGCATCGTATTGTCATGGAGATCACGGCTGATGCGATCCCGCTCGCTGAGCACGGCAAGTTGTTGCACCTGCTGGTGCAGCTCGTTGCTCCGGACGGCCAGGGCGGCCAGGGCGGCGAGCGCGGAGAGCAGATTGGTGTCGTCCGGCGTCACGCGGCGGGGCGTGCTGCTGGCTACGCACAGTGTTCCAAGGGTGCGATCGCCGATTTGCACAGGTGCGACGGCGTGCGCGCGGTTGTAGCGGGCGTCGACAAATGGACACGTGTGGCCCGTGGAGCACACTAACGGGTCTCCCTGCGCCAGGCCGCCGGAGCCGTTGGAATGCTCCGGCAGCCGCGCGTCGGGCGGTCCGCTCAACTCCCCGAGCACGATGGGGCCGCCGTGTTCGGTGAACAGGCATAGCGCGCCGACCTCCATGTGGAGCAAGCGCCGCGCGTGCTCGGCGATGGCCGCGAGGATCGTCTGGAGGTCGGTGAGCGCCAGAATCTCGCGGCTGACGGCGTACAGTGCCTGCGCCTCGTGCTCGCGCCGGGCCCGTTCCGCGAGCGACGTCTTCAGGCGGTCGCGCATCGTATCGTAGGCGTCGGCCAGGCTGCCGATCTCATCGTGTCGATCAACCCGCACCACCGTCTCGAGGTCGCCGCCGGCGATGCGCTGTGCCGCGCCGGCCAGGAGCCGCAGCGGCCGCACTACGGTGCCGGTGTCCCACCACGCGAACAAGAGGGCCAGGATCAGGGCGGTCGTGCCGATCAAGAGATTACGGTTCCGCACCGCGACGATCGGGGCAAAGGTTTCGGCTTGAGTCTGCCCCACACTCACCCCCCACGCCGTCTGATACAGCGGGGCAAAGGCCATGATGTGGTATCCGTGGACCTGCCCTCCTTCGACCACCGCGGCGCGGCCGACCCCCGCCCGATGGCCGGCCATGAGCGCGTGATGGAACAGAGGGTGTTCGTTGGCCTGGAAGGCCTCGGCGTCTTCGGTGGTGGCCAGAACCTCTCCGTGCGCATCGATGATCAGCGCGTGCCACGTGGTGCCCGGCCGGCGCGTCGCGCTGTACTCCGTAATGTAGGGCAAGAGCTGCTGCCGGCGAAGGTCGACGGCGGCGCACAGTCCTCCGGCACGAATCGGCAATGGCACACAGAGCAGGACGGCTGGGACCCGGCCGGCACCCAGGACCTCGAGATTCGATGCCGCCGCGGGCGCGCCGCCGAGAACTTTCCCCAGGGCCGCATCGTTCCGGAAATTGATCGCAAAATCCCCCGGATGGGCGGGTTCCGCGATTCTGAGGCGCCCTGTCGCATCCACGAGGTAGAAGCCGTACGAAGCAAGCGCAATTTGGGACCGCATCTGACGAAGCAGTTCCCGTTGGCGGTCCGCGGCGGCGCCCGAAGCAGCCATTGCCGGCGAAGACGCAAGCGCCTGCAACTGCCGGAAGGATTGAGCCAGCGTTCCGTCCAGGAGCTCCGCCGTAGCCTGCGCTGATCGGAGCCGCTCTTGGAGTAGCTGGTCGGTCAACTGCCGTGCCATCTGGTAGCTGTCAACGCCCATGACGACCAGCAGAACCAGAATGCCGACGGCGACGACCACCATGATTCGCGCCCGCAGGCTTCGCCCAGAAGACCACCCGCGCGCTGTGTCGGCGATCCGCTGTCTCCACGCAAACCCGTGGTGAGGCGCGTCCATCTCTGGTTCCTTTGCCCTGGCTTCGGAGCCGGGCGGGTATTTCTATCAGGATAACGCGAGAATACAGGGAGGGAGTATCGGGCGGCGGCCCGTATGTGGCATCAGACCTTCGCCGTATGGGGGCTGGGGGACCCGGCGAAAGGGGAAAGACCCTATCACGAGGTCCCATGCCACGCATGCGCCCTGCCGCCCGGAACCCCCACCCGTGAACGTCCAAGGCGCCCGCGTCCGCCGCCGGCTCGCACGCGGAGCGCAGGCCGTGCTGGCGTGCGCCATGGTCTTGACGTTGCCCGCATACGCCGGCGCTCAGGCCCCGCCCGACAGCACCGCATTGGCCGTCCCCGTCAGCGGGCGCATCGTGATTACCGACATGGGGAAGGCCCAAACGCATATCGTCCCCACACCGGTGGTCAGCAGCGGCAGCACCAGCCAGCGCGAGGATCTCGACATCAGCCTACCCGTGCTCGGGGTCCCGCTTCGCGGACCGGCGTCGCTGGTGATGGAAGCCCACATGACCTTGGTCGTCGTGAGCGCGACGACGACCGCGCAGGGCAAGGCGGAGCGCGTCGTCCTTCACGGGCCCGCGGGCGACGCGGTCGTGTCGCTCCTCATTAACCAACCCGTGCAAGGTATGGG from bacterium includes:
- a CDS encoding response regulator transcription factor, whose product is MEKPLRILLVDDHEVVRAGLRMLLGHRSNMTIVGEASTAAAAVEEAARAAPDVVIMDVRLPDGSGVEACREIRSARPDTRVLMLTSFADEEAVDASVMAGASGYLLKQTRSAELIHAIEVVAAGESLLDPTVTHQLLARFRRLAGTGGDPVAALTEQERRVLALVGDGKTNREIAAALHLSEKTVKNYVSTLLGKLHVQRRAAAAALAAKQKLS
- a CDS encoding sensor histidine kinase, translating into MPTVSIETLDWLALGIGAHAAVTLLLFLRYLESRERIVLWWTGAYVLFTLHVVAEAAAMRTAQPWLFFARNTAFVAASLVMLSSVAAAWRGLTRRQLLAGAGGAAVFVLAASALGAGAGTWWITVWPPSVFAAAAFLASAYFLRQAERGVRQWGTVLLFWGLVFTGLHALDYPLLRPVAPLPGALASGVFTLLFGTGIVLRANQRVRELTLLNTVRGTLLARVFTTQEDERRWICRALHEEIGQMLSAFIMSLDGTEPFLAEAPAETTRQIAYIRSVAEKTLDQIRAIVSDLRPTLLDELGLLAAISAHAHRVLRPAGISVDIETDGLATRLPPKVEVVLFRILQESLTDIAKHAGATRVGVTIARAGLTVRAMVTDNGARFEPAMSPHGGEGRAIGVFAMRERAAAIGGQVSASTLPGAGTRIDVILPCGDEPVVPRAPSLLSFAVL
- a CDS encoding ATP-binding protein, which produces MDAPHHGFAWRQRIADTARGWSSGRSLRARIMVVVAVGILVLLVVMGVDSYQMARQLTDQLLQERLRSAQATAELLDGTLAQSFRQLQALASSPAMAASGAAADRQRELLRQMRSQIALASYGFYLVDATGRLRIAEPAHPGDFAINFRNDAALGKVLGGAPAAASNLEVLGAGRVPAVLLCVPLPIRAGGLCAAVDLRRQQLLPYITEYSATRRPGTTWHALIIDAHGEVLATTEDAEAFQANEHPLFHHALMAGHRAGVGRAAVVEGGQVHGYHIMAFAPLYQTAWGVSVGQTQAETFAPIVAVRNRNLLIGTTALILALLFAWWDTGTVVRPLRLLAGAAQRIAGGDLETVVRVDRHDEIGSLADAYDTMRDRLKTSLAERARREHEAQALYAVSREILALTDLQTILAAIAEHARRLLHMEVGALCLFTEHGGPIVLGELSGPPDARLPEHSNGSGGLAQGDPLVCSTGHTCPFVDARYNRAHAVAPVQIGDRTLGTLCVASSTPRRVTPDDTNLLSALAALAALAVRSNELHQQVQQLAVLSERDRISRDLHDNTMQALYGVDLALEYAAGLIDEDPGDAKRRLAETLDIHTRIIQEIRGYVHNLRPPETAERTFRTALEAVAGEFQEHSRLPVTLDLEGADAVPALPNEMRNQLILIVREALANAARHAQAARVTVHASAADDTLTLRVRDDGCGFDPAGLSSRYGLGLGSMAERARAIGGRLRVTAAPDAGTTVEVSVPRPTRAQVEVHHGEAAAHPAGG